A part of Candidatus Stoquefichus sp. SB1 genomic DNA contains:
- a CDS encoding DUF2238 domain-containing protein, whose translation MKKLYKILLTIYITTLLFTLWFHFQYNLLVSIILLVPLYFIKETLYRNEYILYIYLTQVLGSTCGFYNLPYYDKIMHFLSGCIFVIIAYILLKPLTQLPKLLYVMLNCVETAIAFLWEVFEYSGLLLFNYDASRHYTTGVHDTMQDMIFSFLAGLLMTYIIYKYPSYIDSLYKSQPDNLAEVSQQEHI comes from the coding sequence ATGAAAAAACTATATAAAATTTTATTAACAATCTATATAACAACTTTACTTTTCACTCTTTGGTTTCATTTTCAGTATAACCTATTGGTTTCCATTATCCTTTTAGTTCCACTTTATTTTATCAAAGAAACACTATATCGCAATGAATATATTTTATATATTTATTTGACTCAAGTTCTTGGTTCAACCTGTGGTTTTTATAATCTACCCTACTATGATAAAATCATGCATTTTCTATCAGGATGTATTTTTGTCATTATTGCTTACATTCTTTTAAAACCATTGACTCAACTTCCAAAACTTTTATATGTAATGTTAAATTGTGTAGAAACAGCCATTGCTTTTTTATGGGAAGTTTTTGAATATTCTGGTTTACTATTGTTTAATTATGATGCTTCTCGTCATTATACAACAGGTGTTCATGATACCATGCAGGATATGATTTTTTCTTTTCTGGCAGGTCTGCTGATGACCTACATTATTTATAAATATCCATCGTACATTGATAGTCTTTATAAATCA
- a CDS encoding tRNA (mnm(5)s(2)U34)-methyltransferase, translating into MLSMVEYVHQRILTYPSNLIGVDFTMGNGHDTAFLQEHCREVYAFDIQQVAIDNTKKRLKFVKPVHLICDGHEHMSLYLSSFDIGIFNLGYLPLGDHQVTTSLETTIPAIKEAIEKVQYVLFIVVYPGHDEGKKESLFIDEYVQHLDAHQYHVSSYRMLNKNCAPYVIEIEKKK; encoded by the coding sequence ATGCTATCGATGGTTGAATATGTTCATCAGCGAATTTTAACTTATCCATCAAATTTGATAGGTGTTGATTTTACGATGGGAAATGGACATGATACTGCATTTTTACAAGAACATTGTCGAGAAGTTTATGCTTTTGATATCCAACAAGTTGCCATTGACAATACAAAGAAAAGATTAAAATTTGTAAAGCCTGTTCATCTTATATGTGATGGACATGAACATATGTCTTTATATTTGTCGTCTTTTGATATTGGTATTTTTAATTTGGGATATTTACCTTTAGGTGATCATCAAGTGACAACGTCATTAGAGACAACAATACCAGCTATTAAGGAAGCAATTGAAAAAGTTCAGTATGTTTTATTTATTGTTGTTTATCCAGGACATGATGAAGGGAAAAAAGAAAGTTTATTCATTGATGAATATGTTCAGCATTTAGATGCTCATCAGTATCATGTATCATCGTATCGCATGCTTAATAAAAATTGTGCTCCATATGTGATTGAGATTGAGAAGAAAAAATAA
- a CDS encoding alpha/beta-type small acid-soluble spore protein, producing the protein MSSHSKRLLVPQAKDGIDEMKYEIANGVDHQGRCLADVAGSIGGEITKQLVTLGEMQLKNQRPKK; encoded by the coding sequence GTGAGTTCTCATTCAAAACGTTTGTTAGTACCTCAAGCTAAAGATGGTATTGATGAAATGAAGTATGAAATAGCTAATGGAGTCGATCATCAGGGAAGATGTTTAGCAGATGTTGCTGGTTCTATTGGTGGCGAAATAACAAAGCAATTAGTAACATTAGGTGAAATGCAATTGAAAAATCAAAGACCAAAAAAATAA
- the brxF gene encoding BREX-3 system P-loop-containing protein BrxF: MNISQRIEELSDAKHKLLLIIGQPGSGKSKMIRHYSEETGIPIVDLDKIFINTPSEQLMHEMKNFLSTYHQKVLLLDNKKILYAKNSQIDLLAFLKELSEDIIVVATWNGKIEDGQLFHFCKDAPEDLIYSVEKEDFKYTLC, translated from the coding sequence ATGAACATAAGTCAAAGAATAGAGGAGTTAAGTGATGCTAAACATAAGTTGCTACTGATTATTGGACAGCCTGGTAGCGGTAAATCAAAAATGATACGTCATTATAGTGAAGAAACAGGAATTCCAATTGTTGATCTTGATAAAATATTTATCAATACCCCAAGCGAACAACTCATGCATGAAATGAAAAATTTCCTATCAACATATCATCAAAAAGTTTTATTGCTTGATAATAAAAAAATTCTTTATGCTAAAAACAGTCAAATTGATTTGCTTGCTTTCTTAAAAGAACTCAGTGAAGATATTATTGTTGTTGCAACTTGGAATGGAAAAATTGAAGATGGTCAACTTTTCCACTTCTGTAAAGATGCACCTGAAGATTTAATCTACTCTGTAGAAAAAGAAGATTTTAAATATACATTATGCTAA